One window from the genome of Hippopotamus amphibius kiboko isolate mHipAmp2 chromosome 13, mHipAmp2.hap2, whole genome shotgun sequence encodes:
- the C1QTNF7 gene encoding complement C1q tumor necrosis factor-related protein 7 isoform X1, with product MRANRVFRHTWREPKMFVLLYATSFAICASGQPRGNQFKGDSYSPRYICSIPGLPGPPGPPGANGSPGPHGRIGLPGRDGRDGRKGEKGEKGAAGLRGKTGPLGLAGEKGDQGETGKKGPMGPEGEKGEVGPVGPPGPKGDRGEQGDPGLPGVCRCGSIVLKSAFSVGITTSYPEERLPIIFNKVLFNEGEHYNPATGKFICAFPGIYYFSYDITLANKHLAIGLVHNGQYRIKTFDANTGNHDVASGSTVIYLQPEDEVWLEIFFTDQNGLFSDPGWADSLFSGFLLYVDTDYLDSISEDDEL from the exons ATGAGGGCCAACAGGGTCTTTAGACACACATGGAGAG AGCCAAAGATGTTTGTCTTGCTCTATGCTACAAGTTTTGCCATTTGTGCGAGTGGACAGCCTCGGGGTAATCAGTTCAAAGGAGACAGCTACTCCCCGAGATATATCTGTAGCATCCCTGGCTTACCTGGACCTCCGGGCCCCCCTGGAGCAAATGGTTCCCCTGGGCCCCATGGTCGGATCGGCCTTCCAGGACGAGATGGTAGAGACggcaggaaaggagagaaaggtgaAAAAGGGGCTGCAG gtTTGAGAGGTAAGACTGGACCACTGGGCCTTGCTGGAGAGAAAGGGGACCAAGGAGAGACTGGTAAGAAAGGACCCATGGGAcctgagggagagaaaggagaagtagGTCCTGTTGGGCCTCCTGGACCAAAGGGAGACAGAGGAGAACAAGGGGACCCGGGGCTGCCTGGCGTCTGCAGGTGTGGAAGTATAGTGCTCAAATCTGCCTTCTCTGTTGGCATCACAACCAGCTACCCAGAAGAAAGGCTACCAATTATATTTAACAAGGTCCTCTTCAACGAGGGAGAGCACTACAACCCTGCAACAGGGAAGTTCATCTGTGCTTTCCCAGGGATCTATTACTTTTCTTATGATATCACATTGGCAAACAAGCATCTGGCAATTGGGCTGGTGCACAACGGGCAGTACCGAATAAAGACCTTTGACGCCAACACGGGAAACCATGACGTGGCTTCAGGGTCCACAGTCATCTATCTGCAGCCAGAAGATGAAGTCTGGCTGGAGATCTTCTTCACTGACCAGAATGGCCTCTTCTCAGACCCCGGTTGGGCAGACAGCTTGTTCTCCGGATTTCTCCTGTATGTTGACACAGATTACCTAGATTCCATATCGGAAGATGACGAGCTCTAA
- the C1QTNF7 gene encoding complement C1q tumor necrosis factor-related protein 7 isoform X2 codes for MSAMPRKEPKMFVLLYATSFAICASGQPRGNQFKGDSYSPRYICSIPGLPGPPGPPGANGSPGPHGRIGLPGRDGRDGRKGEKGEKGAAGLRGKTGPLGLAGEKGDQGETGKKGPMGPEGEKGEVGPVGPPGPKGDRGEQGDPGLPGVCRCGSIVLKSAFSVGITTSYPEERLPIIFNKVLFNEGEHYNPATGKFICAFPGIYYFSYDITLANKHLAIGLVHNGQYRIKTFDANTGNHDVASGSTVIYLQPEDEVWLEIFFTDQNGLFSDPGWADSLFSGFLLYVDTDYLDSISEDDEL; via the exons AGCCAAAGATGTTTGTCTTGCTCTATGCTACAAGTTTTGCCATTTGTGCGAGTGGACAGCCTCGGGGTAATCAGTTCAAAGGAGACAGCTACTCCCCGAGATATATCTGTAGCATCCCTGGCTTACCTGGACCTCCGGGCCCCCCTGGAGCAAATGGTTCCCCTGGGCCCCATGGTCGGATCGGCCTTCCAGGACGAGATGGTAGAGACggcaggaaaggagagaaaggtgaAAAAGGGGCTGCAG gtTTGAGAGGTAAGACTGGACCACTGGGCCTTGCTGGAGAGAAAGGGGACCAAGGAGAGACTGGTAAGAAAGGACCCATGGGAcctgagggagagaaaggagaagtagGTCCTGTTGGGCCTCCTGGACCAAAGGGAGACAGAGGAGAACAAGGGGACCCGGGGCTGCCTGGCGTCTGCAGGTGTGGAAGTATAGTGCTCAAATCTGCCTTCTCTGTTGGCATCACAACCAGCTACCCAGAAGAAAGGCTACCAATTATATTTAACAAGGTCCTCTTCAACGAGGGAGAGCACTACAACCCTGCAACAGGGAAGTTCATCTGTGCTTTCCCAGGGATCTATTACTTTTCTTATGATATCACATTGGCAAACAAGCATCTGGCAATTGGGCTGGTGCACAACGGGCAGTACCGAATAAAGACCTTTGACGCCAACACGGGAAACCATGACGTGGCTTCAGGGTCCACAGTCATCTATCTGCAGCCAGAAGATGAAGTCTGGCTGGAGATCTTCTTCACTGACCAGAATGGCCTCTTCTCAGACCCCGGTTGGGCAGACAGCTTGTTCTCCGGATTTCTCCTGTATGTTGACACAGATTACCTAGATTCCATATCGGAAGATGACGAGCTCTAA
- the C1QTNF7 gene encoding complement C1q tumor necrosis factor-related protein 7 isoform X3 yields MFVLLYATSFAICASGQPRGNQFKGDSYSPRYICSIPGLPGPPGPPGANGSPGPHGRIGLPGRDGRDGRKGEKGEKGAAGLRGKTGPLGLAGEKGDQGETGKKGPMGPEGEKGEVGPVGPPGPKGDRGEQGDPGLPGVCRCGSIVLKSAFSVGITTSYPEERLPIIFNKVLFNEGEHYNPATGKFICAFPGIYYFSYDITLANKHLAIGLVHNGQYRIKTFDANTGNHDVASGSTVIYLQPEDEVWLEIFFTDQNGLFSDPGWADSLFSGFLLYVDTDYLDSISEDDEL; encoded by the exons ATGTTTGTCTTGCTCTATGCTACAAGTTTTGCCATTTGTGCGAGTGGACAGCCTCGGGGTAATCAGTTCAAAGGAGACAGCTACTCCCCGAGATATATCTGTAGCATCCCTGGCTTACCTGGACCTCCGGGCCCCCCTGGAGCAAATGGTTCCCCTGGGCCCCATGGTCGGATCGGCCTTCCAGGACGAGATGGTAGAGACggcaggaaaggagagaaaggtgaAAAAGGGGCTGCAG gtTTGAGAGGTAAGACTGGACCACTGGGCCTTGCTGGAGAGAAAGGGGACCAAGGAGAGACTGGTAAGAAAGGACCCATGGGAcctgagggagagaaaggagaagtagGTCCTGTTGGGCCTCCTGGACCAAAGGGAGACAGAGGAGAACAAGGGGACCCGGGGCTGCCTGGCGTCTGCAGGTGTGGAAGTATAGTGCTCAAATCTGCCTTCTCTGTTGGCATCACAACCAGCTACCCAGAAGAAAGGCTACCAATTATATTTAACAAGGTCCTCTTCAACGAGGGAGAGCACTACAACCCTGCAACAGGGAAGTTCATCTGTGCTTTCCCAGGGATCTATTACTTTTCTTATGATATCACATTGGCAAACAAGCATCTGGCAATTGGGCTGGTGCACAACGGGCAGTACCGAATAAAGACCTTTGACGCCAACACGGGAAACCATGACGTGGCTTCAGGGTCCACAGTCATCTATCTGCAGCCAGAAGATGAAGTCTGGCTGGAGATCTTCTTCACTGACCAGAATGGCCTCTTCTCAGACCCCGGTTGGGCAGACAGCTTGTTCTCCGGATTTCTCCTGTATGTTGACACAGATTACCTAGATTCCATATCGGAAGATGACGAGCTCTAA